A region from the Oceanidesulfovibrio marinus genome encodes:
- a CDS encoding DEAD/DEAH box helicase: MSFQNFDLGSIIEANIRDMGYTEPTPIQTQAIPAVLDGKDVMGLAQTGTGKTAAFVLPILKRFSAKPAKAQRGVRHLVLAPTRELAEQIHENAIALGRNTGMRSVSVYGGVGMQPQINKLRAGYQFVAACPGRLLDHIQRGNIDLSKLETLVLDEADHMFDMGFLPTIRKILDHLPKNRQNLLFSATMPKEIEGLARDILNDPVTVRIGQLAPAETVSHDGYLVDDHLKTKLLMDLLPRLSDGSVLVFTRTKHRAKQLALKLEKSGLRSTSLQGNLSQNRRKQAIDGFRDGRFSVLVATDIAARGIDVSRVSHVINFDVPDTPETYTHRIGRTGRATRSGCAHTLITRNDRSMIRAIERLLGAPIKRCELGGFDYSERRPAQGNEGADRPGRSNGPRGGFRQSRGNGERTQQGRPRRQGNDAEAREGAGRNRRQTSDDNRQEGRPNRQSRSDEKRENVGRAARSGQRPHGKSNAGKSNEDRPYGRAAKSNGDHPYGKAVGGKSNGDRSFNKHSGGDANKNRSRSRNRRGQSASAQ; encoded by the coding sequence TTGAGTTTCCAGAATTTTGATCTTGGCTCGATTATCGAGGCCAACATCCGCGACATGGGCTACACCGAGCCCACCCCCATCCAGACCCAGGCCATTCCCGCCGTCCTGGACGGCAAGGACGTCATGGGCCTGGCCCAGACCGGCACTGGCAAGACCGCGGCCTTTGTGCTGCCCATCCTCAAGCGCTTCTCGGCCAAGCCGGCCAAGGCGCAGCGCGGCGTGCGGCACCTGGTGCTCGCCCCCACGCGCGAGCTGGCCGAGCAGATCCACGAAAACGCCATCGCCCTGGGCCGCAACACCGGCATGCGCAGCGTCTCCGTGTACGGCGGCGTGGGCATGCAGCCGCAGATCAACAAGCTCCGCGCCGGCTACCAGTTCGTGGCAGCCTGCCCGGGCCGGCTGCTGGACCACATCCAGCGTGGCAACATCGACCTCTCCAAGCTCGAAACACTCGTGCTGGACGAGGCCGACCACATGTTCGACATGGGCTTCCTGCCCACCATCCGCAAGATCCTGGATCACCTGCCCAAAAACCGGCAGAACCTGCTCTTCTCCGCCACCATGCCCAAGGAGATCGAGGGCCTGGCGCGGGACATCCTCAACGATCCCGTCACGGTGCGCATCGGCCAGCTGGCCCCGGCTGAGACTGTGAGCCACGATGGGTACCTTGTGGACGACCACCTGAAGACCAAGCTGCTCATGGACCTGCTGCCGCGTCTGTCCGATGGCTCCGTGCTCGTGTTCACGCGGACCAAGCACCGCGCCAAGCAGCTGGCCCTGAAACTGGAAAAGTCCGGCCTTCGCTCCACCTCCCTGCAGGGCAACCTCTCGCAGAACCGCCGCAAGCAGGCCATCGACGGCTTCCGCGACGGCCGCTTCAGCGTGCTCGTGGCCACGGACATCGCGGCCCGCGGCATCGACGTCAGCCGCGTGTCCCACGTCATCAACTTCGACGTGCCAGACACGCCGGAGACATACACGCACCGCATCGGCCGCACCGGCCGCGCCACCCGCTCCGGCTGCGCGCACACGCTGATCACCCGCAACGACCGCTCCATGATCCGCGCCATCGAGCGCCTTCTGGGCGCGCCCATCAAGCGCTGCGAGCTGGGCGGCTTCGACTACTCGGAGCGCCGGCCTGCGCAGGGCAATGAAGGCGCCGATCGTCCCGGCCGTAGCAACGGCCCCCGCGGCGGGTTCCGTCAGTCCCGCGGCAACGGCGAGCGTACCCAGCAAGGCCGTCCGCGCCGCCAGGGCAACGACGCCGAAGCCCGTGAGGGAGCCGGCCGCAACCGCCGGCAAACGAGCGACGACAACCGTCAGGAAGGCCGCCCGAACAGGCAGAGCCGCAGCGACGAAAAACGCGAGAACGTAGGTCGCGCTGCACGCTCCGGCCAGCGTCCGCACGGCAAGTCGAACGCGGGTAAATCCAACGAGGACCGGCCTTACGGCAGGGCCGCCAAGTCCAACGGCGACCACCCGTACGGCAAGGCCGTAGGCGGCAAGTCCAACGGCGACCGGAGCTTCAACAAGCACTCCGGCGGCGACGCCAACAAGAACCGTTCGCGCTCCCGCAACCGCCGCGGCCAGTCCGCCTCGGCGCAGTAG
- a CDS encoding ABC transporter ATP-binding protein: MGSVRFEQVTKRFGSVEVIRNMELSIEDGELVVFVGPSGCGKSTMLRLLAGLESVSEGRVYIGGRDVHMLEPKERDIAMVFQNYALYPHMTVRQNIAFGLKLSGLSKPDIERAVAEASSLLGLKELLDRKPRELSGGQRQRVAMGRAIVRKPQVFLMDEPLSNLDAKLRNHMRVEIRKLQQRLSTTMIYVTHDQVEAMTMADRIAIIDGGEVQQFGTPQEVYHRPANIFVADFIGSPAMNFVPASRTDERTLTMPGGLSVEIPAERAAQIDDADEVLLGIRPEHFQIANGASDDLITWSAPLEMCEPLGGEHLIHAGMGDSKVVVRAPGVWSGCESGMVPLAFDPELAHIFDPAGPCLSHGRAA, encoded by the coding sequence GTGGGTTCAGTCCGCTTCGAGCAAGTCACCAAACGATTCGGTTCGGTCGAGGTCATCCGCAACATGGAGCTGTCCATCGAGGACGGCGAACTCGTGGTCTTCGTGGGGCCGTCCGGCTGTGGCAAGTCCACCATGCTCCGCCTGCTGGCCGGTCTGGAGTCCGTCTCCGAGGGCCGGGTGTACATCGGCGGGCGCGACGTGCACATGCTGGAGCCCAAGGAGCGCGACATCGCCATGGTCTTCCAGAACTACGCGCTCTACCCGCACATGACCGTACGGCAGAACATCGCCTTTGGCCTGAAGCTTTCCGGGCTATCCAAACCGGACATCGAACGCGCCGTGGCCGAGGCCTCCAGCCTGCTGGGCCTGAAGGAGCTCCTGGACCGCAAACCGCGCGAGCTCTCCGGCGGTCAGCGCCAACGCGTGGCCATGGGCCGGGCCATCGTGCGCAAGCCGCAGGTCTTTCTGATGGACGAGCCCCTCTCCAACCTGGACGCCAAGCTGCGCAACCACATGCGCGTGGAGATCCGGAAGCTGCAGCAGAGGCTCTCCACCACCATGATCTACGTTACCCACGACCAGGTGGAGGCCATGACCATGGCCGACCGCATCGCCATCATCGACGGCGGCGAGGTGCAGCAATTCGGCACGCCCCAGGAGGTCTACCACCGGCCGGCCAACATCTTCGTGGCCGACTTCATCGGCTCGCCAGCCATGAACTTCGTGCCCGCCAGCCGCACGGACGAACGCACTTTGACCATGCCCGGCGGGCTGTCTGTGGAGATACCGGCAGAACGCGCCGCGCAGATCGACGACGCCGACGAGGTTTTGCTGGGCATCCGGCCGGAGCACTTCCAGATCGCCAACGGCGCATCCGACGACCTGATTACCTGGAGCGCGCCGCTGGAGATGTGCGAGCCCCTGGGCGGCGAGCACCTGATCCACGCCGGCATGGGCGATTCCAAGGTGGTCGTGCGCGCCCCCGGCGTGTGGTCCGGCTGTGAGAGCGGCATGGTCCCCCTCGCTTTCGATCCCGAGCTTGCGCACATTTTCGATCCGGCCGGTCCCTGTCTCAGCCACGGCCGCGCCGCATAA
- a CDS encoding ABC transporter substrate-binding protein, whose product MIRTTIRIALAGLLVLAAAGLAFAQEKTQVTFWHAMGGARTAFIQRMVDDFNYTHPTIEVKAEYKGSYRDTLNAAILAAKQGNPAQIVQIFEVGSQLALDSSIFMPFEDTIKPDDYAMLDDFVPGVANYYKFDGKFYSVPFNSSNAILYYNKDVFTKAGLDPENPPKTFDEVTAACKKIVESGAAPYGISFPLHCWLAEEWMANQGALLANNENGRAGRATDILLDSEPMKKIMSWWKELYDNKYYAYSGKPEDWDGANNLFISGQAAMEVTSTSDVAIMQNAAAENGFTLGTGKLPSLTDDPEGAVVGGASLWMTKGNSQEVQDAAKTFLIWFTNTENEVRWHKGTGYFPVRVSAVDVLKEQKWFERNPAFSAAFDQLLDTKPTRATQGALLPIFPQLRTIVEEAAQKIFDGTPVDEAMAEADKRADDALTKFNRGVQ is encoded by the coding sequence ATGATTCGCACGACAATCCGCATCGCGCTTGCCGGGCTCCTGGTGCTTGCCGCCGCCGGCCTGGCTTTTGCACAGGAGAAAACCCAGGTGACGTTCTGGCACGCCATGGGCGGAGCCCGCACGGCCTTTATCCAGCGCATGGTGGACGACTTCAACTACACCCATCCCACCATCGAGGTGAAGGCGGAGTACAAGGGCAGTTACCGCGACACACTGAACGCCGCCATCCTGGCCGCCAAGCAAGGCAATCCTGCGCAGATCGTGCAGATCTTCGAGGTCGGCTCCCAGCTCGCCCTGGACTCCAGCATCTTCATGCCCTTCGAGGACACCATCAAGCCCGACGACTACGCCATGCTCGACGACTTCGTGCCCGGCGTGGCCAACTACTACAAGTTCGACGGCAAGTTCTACTCCGTGCCTTTCAACTCTTCCAATGCCATCCTCTATTACAACAAGGACGTCTTCACGAAGGCCGGCCTGGACCCCGAGAATCCGCCCAAGACCTTTGACGAGGTGACCGCGGCCTGCAAGAAGATCGTGGAGTCCGGCGCCGCGCCGTACGGCATCTCCTTCCCCCTGCACTGCTGGCTGGCCGAGGAGTGGATGGCCAACCAGGGCGCTCTGCTGGCCAACAACGAGAACGGCCGCGCCGGACGCGCTACGGACATTCTGCTGGACTCCGAGCCCATGAAGAAGATCATGAGCTGGTGGAAAGAGCTCTACGACAACAAGTACTACGCCTACTCCGGCAAGCCCGAGGACTGGGACGGCGCCAACAATCTGTTCATCTCCGGCCAGGCCGCAATGGAAGTGACCTCCACCTCTGACGTGGCTATCATGCAGAACGCCGCGGCCGAGAACGGCTTCACCCTGGGCACCGGCAAGCTGCCTTCCCTCACCGACGACCCTGAAGGCGCTGTCGTGGGCGGTGCTTCCCTGTGGATGACCAAGGGCAACAGCCAGGAGGTGCAGGACGCCGCCAAGACCTTCCTCATCTGGTTCACCAACACCGAGAACGAGGTGCGCTGGCACAAGGGCACCGGCTACTTCCCGGTGCGCGTGTCCGCCGTGGACGTGCTGAAAGAGCAGAAGTGGTTCGAGCGCAACCCCGCCTTCAGCGCCGCTTTTGACCAGCTTCTGGACACCAAGCCCACCCGCGCCACCCAGGGCGCCCTGCTGCCTATCTTCCCCCAGCTCCGCACCATCGTGGAAGAAGCTGCCCAGAAGATCTTTGACGGCACTCCTGTGGACGAGGCCATGGCCGAAGCCGACAAGCGCGCCGACGACGCTCTGACCAAGTTCAACCGCGGCGTGCAATAA
- a CDS encoding carbohydrate ABC transporter permease: MEHAPVFPRPKLALLLLFPTFVILTLFLYYPTIKTFILSFYQVQFLGLSKFFVGLENYQTLFTDSEYLRIFRNTAVFVTATVFLSMSAGLALSMLANTKVRGWRIYRLLLIWPYALPPAVAGVIFLFMFSAQVGIVNYFTDMLFGIKPDWLSTPALAMSVVVLAASWKALGYNVVFYLAALQNLPGDVLEAATIDGASAWQRFWKITFPMLSPMTLFLLIMNTISAFFDSFAFVDLLTKGGPAGSTTVLIYSIYRDGFEYFKTGFAAAQSVFLFAIVVILTVLQFRISKKKVHYAR, encoded by the coding sequence ATGGAACACGCACCTGTATTCCCACGCCCCAAGCTCGCGCTTCTTCTGCTGTTCCCGACGTTCGTCATCCTGACGCTCTTCCTCTACTACCCCACCATCAAGACGTTCATCCTGTCCTTCTATCAGGTGCAATTCCTGGGGCTATCCAAATTTTTCGTGGGGCTGGAGAACTACCAAACCCTGTTCACCGATTCCGAGTACCTGCGCATTTTCCGCAACACGGCGGTGTTCGTGACGGCCACGGTCTTCCTGTCCATGTCCGCCGGGCTGGCGCTCTCCATGCTGGCCAATACCAAAGTTCGCGGCTGGCGCATCTACCGCCTGCTGCTCATCTGGCCGTACGCCCTGCCACCTGCTGTGGCCGGCGTCATCTTCCTGTTCATGTTTTCGGCGCAGGTGGGCATCGTCAACTACTTCACGGACATGCTTTTCGGCATCAAGCCAGACTGGCTCTCCACCCCGGCCCTGGCCATGAGCGTTGTGGTGCTGGCCGCCTCGTGGAAGGCTCTGGGCTACAATGTAGTGTTCTACCTGGCCGCGCTGCAGAACCTGCCCGGCGACGTGCTGGAGGCCGCGACCATCGACGGGGCCTCAGCCTGGCAGCGATTCTGGAAGATCACATTCCCCATGCTCTCGCCCATGACGCTGTTCCTCCTGATCATGAACACCATCAGCGCGTTCTTCGATTCCTTCGCATTCGTGGACCTGCTCACCAAGGGCGGGCCGGCCGGCTCCACCACGGTGCTCATCTACTCCATCTACCGGGACGGCTTCGAGTACTTCAAGACAGGCTTTGCCGCGGCGCAGTCGGTCTTCCTCTTTGCCATCGTGGTCATCCTCACCGTGCTGCAGTTCCGCATCTCGAAAAAGAAGGTGCACTATGCCCGCTAG
- a CDS encoding carbohydrate ABC transporter permease — MPASLRSSSFKSAATHTTLIIAVVVIAAPVLMALLFSTQTPAQIFSWPPKFMPGSAMAKNYLTAWHDYGLGRYMLNSFYISIAVMAGKTVISFTAAMALVYFRIPFKSWIFAFILLTLMMPTEIMIVALFELVAGIGWADSYAALVVPFLASATGTFLFRQHFMQIPTSLLDAARIDGVGPFRFAWSILLPMSSNVIAALAVIEWVYMWNQYLWPLIIIRENTRQVVQVGLRMMTAGQDATNWGIVMAGAIVTLVPALLVFMLLQEQFSRGFALSQEK; from the coding sequence ATGCCCGCTAGCCTGCGCAGCTCGTCCTTCAAGTCCGCGGCCACGCATACTACGCTGATTATCGCGGTGGTCGTCATCGCCGCGCCTGTGCTCATGGCCCTGCTTTTTTCCACGCAGACCCCGGCGCAGATTTTCAGCTGGCCACCCAAGTTCATGCCCGGCTCGGCCATGGCCAAGAACTACCTGACGGCGTGGCACGACTACGGCCTGGGCCGCTACATGCTCAACTCCTTCTACATTTCCATCGCCGTAATGGCCGGCAAGACAGTGATCAGCTTCACCGCGGCCATGGCCCTGGTCTACTTCCGTATCCCGTTCAAAAGCTGGATATTCGCCTTTATCCTGCTCACGCTGATGATGCCCACGGAAATCATGATCGTGGCCCTGTTCGAGCTCGTGGCCGGCATCGGCTGGGCCGACAGCTACGCCGCGCTCGTCGTACCCTTCCTCGCCTCGGCCACGGGCACCTTCCTTTTCCGCCAGCACTTCATGCAGATTCCCACCTCTCTGCTGGACGCGGCGCGCATCGACGGCGTAGGCCCCTTCCGCTTTGCCTGGTCCATTCTGCTGCCCATGTCCTCCAACGTCATCGCTGCCCTCGCGGTTATCGAGTGGGTCTACATGTGGAACCAGTACCTCTGGCCGCTCATCATCATCCGCGAGAACACGCGCCAGGTGGTGCAAGTGGGCCTGCGGATGATGACCGCTGGGCAGGACGCCACCAACTGGGGCATCGTCATGGCCGGGGCCATCGTCACCCTGGTGCCGGCGCTGCTGGTGTTCATGCTGCTGCAGGAGCAGTTCAGCCGCGGCTTCGCCCTGTCGCAGGAAAAATAG
- a CDS encoding ABC transporter ATP-binding protein has protein sequence MNVVRVENAVKRFGDFEAVRSLSFTVRQRDFFALLGPNGAGKTSIIRMMYGFSPITAGEVSVFGLDVRTHWREIRGRLGVCQQENTLDPDLTVEQNLRLFANYFSIPRSTARARSEELLDFFALAHKRDAKVMELSGGMARRLMLARALISKPELLILDEPTTGLDPQSRHQVWERLRHLKAEGLTLLLTTHYMEEAEFLCDQLIIMDHGQVLVEGSPKELIAEHVGGSVVEIDDPDEDVMAFLRDSDLSFDALERRVLIYANSPDLEHTVRERFCTHACTFRPATLEDVFLRLTGRELRE, from the coding sequence ATGAACGTTGTCCGGGTTGAGAACGCGGTGAAGCGTTTCGGCGATTTCGAGGCCGTGCGCTCACTCTCCTTTACCGTGCGGCAACGGGACTTCTTCGCCCTGCTCGGCCCCAACGGCGCGGGCAAAACCTCCATCATCCGCATGATGTATGGCTTCTCGCCCATCACGGCTGGCGAGGTCTCCGTATTCGGGCTGGATGTGCGCACCCATTGGCGCGAGATTCGTGGCCGCCTTGGCGTATGCCAGCAGGAGAACACCCTGGACCCGGACCTCACCGTGGAGCAGAACCTGCGGCTTTTCGCCAACTACTTTTCTATTCCGCGCAGCACGGCCCGCGCCCGCAGCGAGGAGCTGCTGGACTTCTTCGCCCTGGCCCACAAGCGCGACGCCAAGGTGATGGAGCTCTCCGGCGGCATGGCCCGGCGGCTCATGTTGGCCCGGGCGCTCATCTCCAAGCCGGAGCTGCTGATCCTGGACGAGCCCACCACCGGGCTCGACCCGCAATCACGTCACCAGGTCTGGGAGCGGCTGCGCCACCTCAAGGCCGAGGGACTCACCCTGCTGCTGACCACGCATTACATGGAAGAAGCCGAGTTCCTCTGCGACCAGCTGATCATCATGGACCACGGGCAGGTGCTTGTGGAAGGCTCGCCCAAGGAGCTCATTGCCGAGCACGTGGGCGGCTCCGTGGTGGAGATCGACGACCCGGACGAAGATGTGATGGCCTTTTTGCGCGATTCCGACCTCTCCTTCGACGCCCTGGAGCGGCGGGTGCTCATCTACGCCAATAGCCCGGACCTGGAGCACACCGTACGCGAGCGTTTCTGCACCCATGCCTGCACGTTCCGCCCGGCCACGCTGGAAGACGTATTCCTGCGGCTCACGGGCAGGGAGCTTCGCGAATGA
- a CDS encoding ABC transporter permease, with protein MTNVRLSALSWRFLYVWRRNLVTYRRIWRVNFLVPLLEPGFYILAFGLGFSGLVGGVDYAGAHLSYVDFMAPALVATAVMWNAFFETTYASFVRMYYQKTFDAILATPVSLEEVVVAEIAWAATKAAGAVTVMLAVLMPLGFVQFPSGLWCIPLAFVAGLGFGAVGMFFTGVIPTIDMFNLPIFLFITPMFLFSGTFFPVSGIGHWAGLVSLLFPLFHLVELTRLAALGLTESYPLLNIAYLLVFTMLFGWLALWAMKRRLVV; from the coding sequence ATGACCAACGTCCGATTAAGCGCCCTTTCCTGGCGCTTCCTCTATGTCTGGCGACGCAATCTGGTGACGTACCGCCGCATCTGGCGGGTGAACTTCCTGGTGCCGCTGCTGGAGCCGGGGTTCTACATCCTCGCCTTCGGGCTCGGTTTCTCCGGCCTGGTGGGCGGCGTGGACTACGCCGGCGCGCACCTGAGCTACGTTGATTTCATGGCACCGGCCCTGGTGGCCACGGCCGTAATGTGGAACGCCTTCTTCGAAACGACGTACGCCTCGTTCGTGCGCATGTACTACCAGAAGACCTTCGATGCGATCCTGGCCACGCCCGTCTCCCTGGAGGAGGTCGTGGTGGCGGAGATAGCCTGGGCCGCCACAAAAGCCGCCGGCGCCGTCACCGTGATGCTCGCGGTGCTCATGCCGCTGGGCTTCGTGCAGTTCCCCTCCGGACTGTGGTGCATTCCCCTGGCCTTTGTGGCCGGCCTGGGCTTCGGCGCCGTGGGCATGTTCTTCACTGGCGTCATCCCCACTATCGACATGTTCAACCTGCCGATATTCCTCTTCATCACTCCGATGTTTCTGTTCTCGGGCACCTTCTTCCCGGTCTCGGGCATCGGCCACTGGGCCGGGCTTGTCTCTCTGCTCTTCCCGCTCTTCCATCTGGTGGAGCTCACCCGCCTGGCCGCCTTGGGGCTCACGGAGTCCTACCCCCTGCTGAACATCGCCTATCTTCTCGTGTTCACCATGCTCTTCGGCTGGCTCGCGCTCTGGGCCATGAAACGCCGGCTCGTGGTATAG
- a CDS encoding STT3 domain-containing protein: MRKAQAITPLLLILVLALSLGVRLSYYSLWDKNPDRNTFSDDIPLLINMDGYFYLRMAEQIQQGTYDTLDEKSVYPQGASRRSVPPLLSSITAWTSSTFSMRLEDAALLIPAIIGSLLVFPMFFVGRFYGGNLAGICAALFAAVGPGFVERSSVGFFDTDGGNIFFAATCAAMFMQFGARKSWKRYLWLAGGFVSYGLFLLWWDQTLEAVSAVALLPLVGALIVDYRPRRREAAIFFAALAVVGLAFIFLQGSGFIGASIERATRTLAYVKKETTAFPNPAMFVGEQQRLQLSLISERTMGSMIGMILGFAGLTLLVWKQRLRCHYLSGFIITGVMSFLAARFVIFLIPLLALGIAYLITWLWSRDNEQSIWRLAAIGCFALALLLQMMTIYGFRQVSVASSHPEVTEVMLKLKDLTPDNSVLWANWDIAYPLMLYSDRATIVDGQSRTAERFWINCVPFACATQRQAANWMQFYVAHGEEGLQKAKNDLGGTWAAALPRLLDLLAMGPDAAGESLRQEFNSPEERGAMLAFLFPQDTPPIYLFLDHRSMHTPWYTVGRWDFANKQGFMPTINLFISAMVDEHNLKALAFRFGYLITANLDTGIAMVGGRRHELSKFITLESPDNTIRTYRDEGNVIGYNPMARGGAFSSPQVVDTVIYQLLVGDKNDSSYFSNVYDQPILVQCWQVSGDHYSQQAN, translated from the coding sequence ATGCGCAAAGCCCAGGCCATCACTCCACTTCTTCTGATCCTCGTCTTGGCGCTCTCGCTTGGCGTTCGTCTGAGCTATTACTCGCTCTGGGACAAGAATCCGGACAGGAACACCTTCAGCGACGACATTCCGTTGCTGATCAATATGGACGGCTATTTCTACCTGCGCATGGCCGAACAGATCCAGCAGGGGACCTACGATACTTTGGATGAAAAGAGCGTCTACCCCCAAGGCGCTTCCAGACGCAGTGTTCCGCCGTTGCTTTCTTCCATCACGGCGTGGACTTCCAGCACGTTTTCCATGCGCCTGGAAGACGCTGCATTGCTCATCCCGGCTATCATCGGCAGCCTGCTCGTCTTTCCCATGTTCTTTGTCGGACGCTTCTACGGCGGCAATCTCGCAGGCATCTGCGCGGCCTTGTTCGCGGCTGTCGGCCCCGGCTTTGTTGAACGCTCCTCTGTGGGCTTCTTCGATACAGACGGCGGCAACATCTTCTTCGCGGCCACGTGCGCGGCCATGTTCATGCAGTTCGGAGCTCGCAAGAGCTGGAAGCGATATCTCTGGCTCGCCGGCGGTTTCGTGTCTTATGGATTGTTTCTGCTCTGGTGGGACCAGACACTGGAGGCTGTGTCCGCTGTGGCGTTGCTGCCACTGGTCGGCGCGTTGATTGTGGACTACCGCCCCCGCCGTCGGGAGGCGGCCATCTTCTTCGCTGCCCTCGCTGTTGTCGGCCTCGCCTTCATCTTTCTTCAAGGTTCTGGATTCATAGGAGCATCCATTGAACGCGCAACGCGAACCTTAGCGTACGTCAAGAAAGAAACCACGGCTTTTCCCAATCCGGCCATGTTCGTCGGCGAGCAGCAACGCCTGCAGCTCAGTCTCATCTCCGAGCGCACTATGGGCTCCATGATCGGGATGATTCTTGGCTTTGCCGGGTTGACCCTTCTTGTCTGGAAACAACGACTGCGCTGCCACTATCTCTCTGGATTCATTATCACTGGTGTCATGTCCTTTCTTGCAGCGCGATTTGTCATATTCCTCATTCCGCTGCTTGCGCTCGGGATTGCGTACCTGATTACATGGTTGTGGTCGCGCGACAATGAGCAATCTATTTGGCGACTTGCAGCCATTGGGTGTTTTGCTCTTGCTCTATTGTTGCAGATGATGACTATATACGGCTTCCGACAGGTGAGCGTCGCATCCAGCCATCCGGAAGTAACGGAAGTCATGCTCAAGCTGAAGGATTTGACGCCTGATAATTCAGTGCTCTGGGCCAACTGGGATATTGCATATCCTTTGATGCTCTACTCTGATCGTGCAACGATTGTAGACGGACAATCACGAACTGCAGAGCGATTCTGGATCAATTGCGTTCCCTTTGCCTGCGCCACGCAGCGACAGGCTGCCAACTGGATGCAGTTCTACGTTGCGCATGGCGAGGAGGGGTTGCAGAAAGCGAAAAACGACTTGGGCGGCACATGGGCCGCGGCGCTGCCCCGGCTCCTGGATCTGCTGGCCATGGGGCCGGACGCAGCCGGCGAATCCCTGCGGCAAGAGTTCAATTCACCGGAGGAGCGAGGCGCCATGCTGGCGTTCCTCTTCCCGCAGGATACACCGCCGATCTATCTTTTCCTGGACCACCGCTCCATGCACACCCCCTGGTATACGGTGGGACGATGGGATTTCGCCAATAAACAAGGATTCATGCCTACTATCAATTTATTCATTTCCGCGATGGTTGATGAACACAATCTTAAGGCTCTCGCTTTTCGGTTCGGCTACCTCATTACAGCCAACTTGGACACAGGCATCGCCATGGTAGGCGGACGAAGGCACGAGCTTTCCAAGTTCATCACACTTGAATCCCCCGACAATACGATCCGTACGTATCGTGACGAGGGCAATGTCATTGGTTACAATCCAATGGCCAGAGGTGGTGCATTTTCGTCCCCACAAGTTGTGGACACCGTGATTTACCAACTTCTTGTAGGGGACAAGAACGACAGTTCCTACTTCAGCAATGTCTACGATCAGCCGATACTGGTGCAATGCTGGCAGGTGTCTGGCGACCACTACTCACAGCAGGCTAACTAG
- a CDS encoding glycosyltransferase family 2 protein, which translates to MDISIVMPAHNEAESITAVLERIQRTMDAIGRRYEIVLVDDGSTDETAALAEQSGARVVSNPMNMGNGAAVKAGLRNAQGEIIVLLDADGQHPPECIPDLLAALERADMVVGARSKDSDTKWHRDLANTVYNRFASYITGVDIKDLTSGFRALRAEVGREFIYLLPNTFSYPTTLTMAVLRSGLRLIYVPIQGAKRRGKSKIKLMKDGPRFLLIIMRIATLFSPMKIFFPVSLGMFAAGLGWGLFKILFLGMRYGPTSAMLMTVAVLTFLVGLVSEQVTTLLYASSARAAEAAQAEIEKEVREKAAEECRE; encoded by the coding sequence ATGGACATCAGCATTGTCATGCCCGCGCATAACGAGGCCGAGAGCATCACAGCCGTTCTCGAACGCATCCAGCGCACGATGGATGCCATTGGCCGACGCTATGAAATAGTACTGGTGGATGACGGCTCCACGGACGAGACAGCCGCTCTTGCAGAACAATCCGGCGCCCGTGTCGTTTCAAACCCGATGAATATGGGTAACGGCGCCGCGGTCAAGGCCGGCCTGCGCAACGCACAAGGCGAGATCATCGTGCTGCTGGACGCCGACGGGCAGCACCCGCCCGAGTGTATTCCCGACCTTCTCGCAGCCCTCGAGCGTGCGGACATGGTTGTGGGCGCCCGCAGCAAGGACTCGGACACCAAGTGGCACCGCGACCTGGCCAACACGGTGTACAACAGGTTCGCCAGCTATATCACCGGAGTGGATATCAAGGACCTGACATCCGGCTTCCGCGCCCTGCGCGCCGAGGTAGGCCGGGAGTTCATCTACCTCTTGCCCAACACGTTCTCGTACCCGACCACCCTGACCATGGCTGTGCTCCGCTCCGGCCTGCGGCTCATCTACGTGCCTATCCAGGGGGCCAAACGTCGCGGGAAAAGCAAGATCAAGCTGATGAAGGACGGCCCGCGCTTCCTGCTCATCATCATGCGCATTGCTACGCTGTTCTCGCCGATGAAAATATTCTTCCCGGTGAGCCTTGGCATGTTCGCAGCCGGCCTGGGCTGGGGCCTGTTCAAGATACTCTTCCTCGGCATGCGCTACGGCCCCACATCCGCCATGCTCATGACCGTGGCCGTGCTGACGTTCCTTGTGGGCCTGGTTTCCGAGCAGGTGACCACGCTGCTCTACGCGAGCTCTGCACGTGCGGCAGAAGCGGCGCAGGCCGAGATCGAAAAAGAGGTACGGGAGAAGGCTGCCGAGGAGTGCCGGGAGTGA